Part of the Triticum urartu cultivar G1812 unplaced genomic scaffold, Tu2.1 TuUngrouped_contig_5741, whole genome shotgun sequence genome, TCATAACCACCAACAAAAATATTTTCCTTGTTTACAGAACACCATCGCACTTCGCACTTCTGTTTCAAACAGATTACTTTGAGGTCGTCTTGTCCTTGGTCTTCTGTATTTTCAACACCTTCTTCACGATCTTCTGCTCCTCAACCAAGAAAGCGCGGATGATCCTGAAGGAGAACATGAATCCAATGAGACTACATAAAGGATAGGTTTGAGGTAATGACATTAGATGGTTGTAAGGCAAAGTTTGCTCACCTTTCCCTCACTGCAGTTCCAGAGAGCACTCCACCATAGGGACGGTTCACAGTCCTGCGGTTCCTAGACAACCTTGATCTTTTGTATTCAGTAGGCCTGAGGTGGGGAATCTGGAAATGGAAGTATCAGATCATGAGCCATCATGTTGCAATATTCTTCAACCAAAAGGCAAAAATTCAAACACAAATGTCCTCTCAACTTAAAACAAGCATGACAGAAGAATCTCATTTCACTAATAAAAACAAGCTGAGTGAgcaaatggagttgttgaaatcACAAAAGGACCAAATGAGCTGTGACATTCATTCCCGTTATGAGAGTTTGCTTTGCTGGTAGTAAAATCATGCATAACTACCAATCTGATTGTATAATACAATCAACACTACTGAGCAACCAAGTGTTTAAACACACATTACTGATCTAAAAATTTATTATAGTCTAAAGGCACCACTAGAAACTAATAAGAATGATTGAGCCAACAAAATAAATACTTGAACTATTGTTGAAATGCAGCATTGCTACTCTGCACAACCAGCTGTCCACGTACACCATCGTACCAACTGTCGGACAACCAACTCTTAATTTGATACCCATGCACTACCACAAACCACCAAAAGGAATAACTAATTAGGAATGATATGAGGAAACGGTCTAAACATAAATCTGATGCCCGATAAGGTCAAATCGGCATCTACCAATTGTGCATCTCACCACAATCTAGTCGGTAATTTGTGTGGTAAAAGCCTAAAAGATACTCTAAAAGCTGATAACCATACATGTGTAAGATGGAGATAAACCACATTTACCACATATAAATAATACCCAAGCACAAGAATCCAATTCATCCACCATACAAACAGAGATATCGAATACCCCTATCATGGCAAAGCGAAACAATCAAGAATTTCATATAGATGCAAAAGGCAAAGCGGCAACTCACCCCCTGGATCTTCTTCCCGGTCACAGGGCACTTGGGGCCGCTCGCCCTCTTCTTGGTGTACTGGTACACGAGCTTACCACCTGCGGCACACAAGGAACAAAACCGACCGATTTCAGCGAAGATCTTGGCACGAACAAATCAGAAGCCACCAAAGAAATTCGTCTggagaaggggaggaggaggggatcCAGACCTGGGGTCTTGACGACCCGCGTCTGGTTGGACTTGGTGGCATAGCTGTGCCTCTTCCGGTAGGTCAGACGCTGCACCATGTTTCCGTCGTCTCCGCCGCCGGCAGTAGGGGGCTTGGGCAAAGAGtggggggagagagaggagggcgaGCGCGTGGCGGCTGTGACGGGTATAAATGGCCTCCCGCCGTCGCCGTGACCTAGCACCGACGGCTAGGATTTGCTTGATGGGGTAAATGGGCCAGACGTTCAATTGGGCCGTATGGGCTGTCTTGTGA contains:
- the LOC125529643 gene encoding 60S ribosomal protein L34 produces the protein MVQRLTYRKRHSYATKSNQTRVVKTPGGKLVYQYTKKRASGPKCPVTGKKIQGIPHLRPTEYKRSRLSRNRRTVNRPYGGVLSGTAVRERIIRAFLVEEQKIVKKVLKIQKTKDKTTSK